From one Lolium rigidum isolate FL_2022 chromosome 4, APGP_CSIRO_Lrig_0.1, whole genome shotgun sequence genomic stretch:
- the LOC124708270 gene encoding histidine--tRNA ligase, cytoplasmic-like, translating to MATPPPPPAAAAVTLGGKGVVLTPAAVYAFSLGLADPVIDPSALQRLSNRAASPQETPKSLQELALAPHESRAAAAVLLNKLLLTAADSASALVTAATATTLAGSLDLASAPPPASRDEASIAAASAPVAVALAALIDCCAAPLVSIADAVAALSCEAARGDLVAFDVPASGDGLSVKDEADVAADVKTLLLGSKLVSTGGGGASGAFFTKVPAVNGAFREAVRALHKRVRVELNAPVKLGKRDAGETGEGKEEALMVVVAQLSRSVHAMCKLSIARARFCAGSIADPELREKLAGGTDVDDLTGMFAKVAIDSDAVSFLRRAYSYLLKFRDFLAWEAAVAMAVIEMDSSIEKPQATGENEAGSSTEKQQAGGKKDKGDRKSKKKTLGKGTSAVLMLLRDHATDGKAVPCVNSALIADWGIEMSLFFDPKCPKLEPLVKKVKEIVESNEVGRLPKIPKGTRDFGREQMAIRERAFAIITGVFKMHGGVALDTPVFELRETLMGKYGEDSKLIYDLADQGGELCSLRYDLTVPFARYVAMNNLSAIKRYQIAKVYRRDNPSKGRYREFYQCDFDIAGVYEPMEPDFEVIKVLTELLDKLDIGVYEVKLNHRKLLDGMLEICGVPAEKFRTVCSSIDKLDKLTFEEVKKELVEDKGVSDETAENIGSLVKTKGPPLEVLLELRKEGSKFMQNEGSVAALNELEILFKALEKANAIDRISFDLSLARGLDYYTGVIYEAVFKGTTQVGSIAAGGRYDKLVGMFSNKQVPAVGVSLGIERVFAIMEQQEKDKNEVIRATETEVLVSILGKDLVLAAELVNELWSAGIKAEFKLTTRVQNHIKYATQTGIPWMVLVGESEMKAGKVKLKDIRANQEEEVLRKDFVQVLKQRLSNP from the exons ATggcaactcctcctcctcctcccgccgccgccgccgtgacgCTCGGCGGCAAGGGCGTCGTGCTCACCCCCGCCGCCGTCTACGCTTTCTCCCTCGGCCTCGCCGACCCCGTCATCGACCCCTCCGCGCTCCAGAGGCTCTCcaaccgcgccgcctctccgcaggAGACCCCCAAATCACTCCAAGAATTGGCTTTGGCGCCGCACGAATCCCGCGCGGCCGCGGCGgtgcttctcaacaagctcctccTCACGGCGGCCGACTCCGCCTCCGCGCTCGTCACCGCCGCGACGGCCACCACCCTCGCCGGCTCGCTCGACCTCGcctccgccccgcctcccgccAGCCGTGACGAGGCCTCCATCGCCGCAGCGTCCGCGCcggtcgccgtcgccctcgcggcCCTGATCGACTGCTGCGCCGCCCCACTTGTCTCCATCGCAGACGCCGTCGCTGCGCTCTCATGCGAGGCCGCTCGCGGGGACCTTGTGGCGTTCGACGTGCCCGCCTCCGGCGACGGCCTCTCCGTCAAGGATGAGGCCGACGTGGCCGCTGATGTCAAGACGCTTTTGCTCGGGTCCAAACTGGTCAGCACCGGTGGAGGCGGCGCCTCCGGGGCCTTCTTCACCAAGGTGCCCGCTGTTAATGGGGCCTTCCGTGAAGCAGTGCGCGCCCTGCACAAGAGGGTTCGGGTCGAGCTCAACGCTCCGGTGAAGCTGGGAAAGAGGGATGCTGGGGAGACTGGTGAGGGGAAGGAGGAGGCCTTGATGGTTGTGGTGGCACAACTCTCGAGATCAGTGCACGCAATGTGCAAGCTCAGCATCGCTCGGGCAAGGTTCTGTGCAGGCAGCATTGCAGATCCCGAGCTCCGGGAGAAGCTTGCCGGTGGCACTGATGTTGATGACTTGACGGGGATGTTTGCTAAGGTTGCGATTGACTCGGACGCCGTGTCTTTCTTGCGGAGGGCGTACAGCTACTTGCTCAAGTTTAGGGACTTCCTTGCGTGGGAGGCAGCTGTGGCCATGGCAGTGATTGAAATGGACAGTTCAATTGAGAAGCCACAGGCTACTGGGGAGAATGAAGCCGGCAGTTCGACGGAGAAGCAACAAGCTGGTGGGAAAAAAGACAAGGGTGAcaggaaaagcaagaagaaaacgTTGGGGAAGGGTACTTCTGCTGTACTGATGCTGCTTAGGGATCATGCTACAGATGGAAAGGCCGTTCCTTGTGTGAATTCTGCATTGATTGCAGATTGGGGAATCGAGATGTCTCTGTTCTTTGATCCTAAGTGCCCCAAATTGGAGCCCCTTGTTAAGAAAGTCAAGGAGATTGTAGAGAGCAATGAAGTGGGGAGATTGCCTAAAATTCCCAAG GGAACACGTGACTTTGGGAGAGAGCAAATGGCCATAAGGGAGCGCGCTTTTGCTATAATAACTGGTGTATTTAAGATGCATGGTGGTGTTGCACTTGATACACCTGTGTTTGAGTTGAGAGAAACCCTTATGGGCAAATATGGCGAAGACTCAAAATTGATATATGACCTTGCTGATCAG GGTGGTGAGCTTTGCTCTTTGCGGTATGATCTGACTGTTCCATTTGCCCGTTATGTTGCCATGAATAACCTAAGTGCAATCAAGAGATACCAGATAGCAAAAGTATACAGGAGGGATAACCCATCAAAGGGAAGATATCGAGAATTCTACCAATGCGACTTCGACATTGCTGGAGTATATGAGCCAATGGAACCAGATTTCGAGGTTATCAAAGTATTGACTGAATTGCTGGATAAGCTGGATATTGGTGTGTATGAGGTAAAATTAAATCACAGAAAGTTGCTTGATGGAATGTTGGAGATCTGTGGCGTGCCTGCTGAGAAGTTCAGAACAGTTTGCTCAAGTATTGATAAGCTAGACAAACTTACCTTTGAAGAGGTGAAAAAGGAACTG GTGGAAGATAAAGGGGTATCGGATGAAACCGCTGAAAATATTGGCAGTTTAGTGAAGACAAAAGGGCCACCACTGGAAGTTTTGCTGGAATTGAGAAAGGAGGGTAGCAAGTTCATGCAGAACGAGGGGTCTGTTGCTGCATTAAATGAGCTGGAGATTTTATTCAAAGCTCTAGAAAAAGCAAATGCGATTGACAGGATAAGTTTTGACTTAAGCCTTGCTAGAGGCCTTGATTACTATACTGGTGTGATATATGAAGCTGTGTTCAAGGGCACTACACAG GTTGGATCTATTGCGGCTGGTGGCAGGTACGACAAACTTGTCGGTATGTTCAGCAACAAGCAAGTCCCTGCTGTTGGAGTCAGCCTTGGAATAGAAAGGGTCTTTGCAATCATGGAACAACAGGAGAAAGATAAAAATGAG GTGATCAGGGCTACCGAGACGGAGGTTTTGGTGTCAATTCTAGGAAAGGACCTTGTATTGGCTGCCGAGCTTGTGAACGAATTGTGGAGTGCTGGGATAAAGGCAGAGTTCAAGCTCACCACCAGGGTGCAGAACCACATAAAGTATGCGACACAAACAGGCATTCCGTGGATGGTGCTGGTCGGTGAGTCTGAAATGAAGGCGGGAAAGGTGAAATTGAAGGACATTAGAGCTAACCAGGAAGAGGAAGTTCTAAGGAAGGATTTTGTTCAGGTGCTGAAGCAGAGATTGTCTAACCCTTAG
- the LOC124647101 gene encoding bifunctional protein FolD 2-like, which translates to MAQIIDGKAIAAEIRREIAAEVAELSSAHNIVPGLAVVIVGSRKDSQTYVLMKRKACAEAGIRSVDVDLPEDISEAALVAEVHRLNADPSVHGILVQLPLPKHINEENILNEISIEKDVDGFHPLNIGKLAMKGRDPLFLPCTPKGCMELLSRSGVTVKGKNAVVVGRSNIVGLPVSLLLLKADATVSIVHSRTPNPEVIVRQADIIIAAAGQAMMIKGDWIKPGAAVIDVGTNSIDDPTRKSGYRLVGDVDFTEASKVAGHLTPVPGGVGPMTVAMLLKNTVDGAKRGIVS; encoded by the exons ATGGCGCAGATCATCGACGGCAAGGCCATCGCCGCCGAAATCCGGCGCGAAATCGCGGCCGAGGTCGCCGAGCTCTCCTCCGCGCACAACATC GTGCCCGGGCTGGCGGTGGTCATCGTGGGGAGCAGGAAGGACTCGCAGACGTACGTGCTCATGAAGCGCAAGGCCTGCGCCGAGGCCGGCATCCGCTCCGTCGACGTCGACCTCCCCGAGGACATCTCCGAGGCCGCGCTCGTCGCCGAGGTCCACCGCCTCAACGCCGACCCCTCTGTACACG GCATTCTTGTTCAGCTTCCATTGCCCAAGCAtatcaatgaagaaaatataTTAAACGAGATCTCCATTGAGAAAGATGTTGATGGTTTTCATCCTCTGAACATTGGTAAGCTCGCAATGAAAGGTAGAGATCCTCTGTTCCTACCTTGCACGCCAAAG GGATGCATGGAGCTCCTATCACGAAGTGGAGTCACTGTTAAAGGAAAAAATGCAGTTGTGGTAGGGCGTAGCAACATTGTGGGTTTACCAGTATCCCTTCTTCTTCTGAAAGCAGATGCAACCGTGTCAATCGTGCATTCACGGACCCCTAATCCTGAAGTAATTGTGCGGCAAGCAGACATCATCATTGCAGCAGCTGGGCAGGCTATGATG aTCAAGGGAGACTGGATCAAACCTGGTGCTGCGGTCATCGATGTCGGAACAAATTCCATCGACGACCCAACAAGGAAGTCTGGATACAGGCTTGTCGGTGATGTGGATTTCACGGAGGCAAGCAAGGTCGCAGGTCACCTGACTCCAGTTCCAGGAGGCGTTGGGCCAATGACCGTGGCGATGCTGCTGAAGAACACAGTGGACGGCGCCAAGAGGGGAATAGTCTCATAG